A single genomic interval of Staphylococcus hyicus harbors:
- a CDS encoding metal ABC transporter permease, producing the protein MEFLQHLVDYPFLTRALLTAILVGAVCGIVGCFILLRGLSLMGDAMSHAVLPGVAVSFLLNIPMFIGALVTGVFSSLCIGYISDTTKTKKDAAIGIIFTTFLATGIILISAIQSTTDLYHILFGNILAITDDAFYTTLWISLCVIGVILLLYRPLKISTFDPIFSRMNGIPTRFIHYLVMLLLALVIVTSVQTVGVILVVALLITPASTAYLIANKLSTMLIISCICSMISATFGIYFSFQLNLPSGAVIVLIAATLYALSLIYIKIKSKLLKGAVHTS; encoded by the coding sequence ATGGAATTCCTACAACATCTCGTTGATTATCCGTTTTTAACACGTGCGCTACTTACAGCAATTCTTGTTGGTGCAGTATGTGGTATAGTGGGCTGTTTCATATTACTGAGAGGTCTATCTTTAATGGGAGATGCAATGAGTCACGCTGTACTGCCAGGTGTAGCAGTATCATTTTTACTCAATATCCCTATGTTTATCGGTGCTTTAGTGACAGGTGTTTTTAGCAGCTTATGTATTGGTTATATTTCAGACACAACCAAAACTAAGAAAGATGCAGCTATTGGTATAATATTCACCACTTTTCTTGCGACAGGTATTATTTTAATAAGTGCGATTCAATCTACAACTGATTTATATCATATTTTATTTGGCAATATATTAGCCATTACAGATGACGCATTCTATACCACACTCTGGATTAGTTTGTGTGTCATTGGCGTCATCCTTTTACTCTATCGCCCGTTAAAAATTTCAACGTTCGATCCAATATTTAGCAGAATGAATGGTATACCTACACGATTCATTCATTATTTAGTGATGTTACTTTTAGCACTTGTTATCGTTACCAGTGTCCAAACTGTAGGTGTTATTTTAGTTGTCGCATTACTCATCACACCAGCATCAACGGCATATCTCATTGCTAACAAACTGTCCACGATGCTCATCATTTCATGTATATGTAGCATGATTAGTGCGACATTTGGCATATATTTTAGTTTCCAACTGAATTTACCAAGTGGTGCTGTTATTGTCCTTATCGCCGCTACACTTTACGCATTGAGTCT
- the tarA gene encoding N-acetylglucosaminyldiphosphoundecaprenol N-acetyl-beta-D-mannosaminyltransferase TarA, with protein sequence MAKVLPDINHERSFPSHDVANESASYTLDKSHAQVQVLDVLFDNVTLLDMREHIMRYMHTDTPYNLFVVTANPEIVHYASEDPLYQNIINKADYIIPDGTGIVKAARILGHPLQERVPGIEVMEQCLDIADIEKRKVFLLGATSPVVEKAARRIKKKYPQLEIQTHHGFIDITDPKVVEMIREFNPDFIFVGMGYPKQEQWIQHNRHHFDHTMLMGVGGSIDVFSGEVKRAPYVWRALNLEWVYRGITDIKRIHRFKRIPKFVFAVLKQKYFKD encoded by the coding sequence ATGGCAAAAGTGTTGCCAGATATAAACCATGAGCGCTCTTTTCCTAGTCATGACGTTGCTAATGAATCTGCATCCTACACACTTGATAAATCACATGCGCAAGTGCAAGTGTTGGATGTACTGTTCGATAATGTTACATTACTAGATATGCGAGAACATATAATGCGTTATATGCATACAGATACACCGTATAATTTATTTGTGGTGACGGCTAATCCAGAAATTGTTCACTATGCCTCGGAAGATCCCTTATACCAAAACATTATAAATAAAGCGGATTATATTATTCCGGATGGTACTGGAATTGTTAAAGCAGCGCGCATTTTAGGGCATCCCTTACAAGAACGCGTGCCTGGTATCGAAGTGATGGAACAATGTCTAGATATTGCTGATATTGAGAAACGTAAAGTGTTTTTACTAGGAGCGACGTCACCTGTGGTTGAAAAAGCAGCGCGACGTATTAAAAAGAAATACCCTCAATTAGAAATACAAACACATCATGGATTTATAGATATTACCGATCCTAAAGTGGTTGAAATGATCCGTGAATTTAATCCTGATTTTATTTTTGTAGGGATGGGTTATCCGAAACAAGAGCAATGGATTCAACACAATCGACATCATTTTGATCATACAATGTTGATGGGCGTGGGTGGTTCTATTGATGTATTTAGTGGAGAAGTCAAACGTGCACCATACGTATGGCGCGCGCTCAATTTAGAATGGGTGTATCGAGGAATTACAGATATCAAACGAATTCATCGTTTTAAGAGGATTCCTAAATTTGTGTTTGCAGTATTGAAACAAAAATACTTTAAAGATTAA
- a CDS encoding M50 family metallopeptidase produces the protein MMDQSWLISPVPISIILLIIITALYLVSHYYQRHPVFSVLDILLNYIPVLTHEFGHVLFNRLSGGRAVDFVVVVKRSERLATGQQGYAITKSRNRLGQIWTTLGGYIMPPFMLSVGLIMQSKGYGALFILFYVLIFLYFTCVTSRKWTPILIILFLSMTIYLGVQSENLTNYSLLYMLIYHFLLGTLLGEVLQSTVTIAQLTFSRPKPSWDGSALSALTHIPTIFYSSIWVILNFTSMYFLFQQLFGS, from the coding sequence ATGATGGACCAATCATGGCTCATTTCGCCCGTTCCCATTTCAATAATTTTGTTAATCATCATTACGGCACTTTACTTGGTGAGTCATTATTATCAACGTCACCCTGTTTTTTCCGTTTTAGATATTTTATTAAATTACATTCCTGTCCTCACGCATGAATTTGGTCACGTCCTTTTTAATCGATTGAGTGGTGGACGTGCTGTTGATTTTGTCGTTGTTGTGAAAAGAAGTGAACGACTTGCGACTGGGCAACAAGGATATGCGATTACAAAATCACGTAACCGACTCGGTCAAATTTGGACAACATTAGGGGGATATATTATGCCTCCCTTTATGTTGAGCGTGGGCTTAATTATGCAAAGTAAAGGCTATGGCGCATTGTTTATCCTTTTTTATGTTCTCATATTTTTGTATTTTACATGCGTCACTTCCCGCAAATGGACACCTATTTTGATTATTCTGTTTTTATCAATGACGATTTATTTGGGTGTACAATCTGAGAATTTAACAAATTACTCACTATTATACATGCTTATATACCATTTTCTTTTAGGAACCTTACTTGGAGAAGTATTGCAGTCTACTGTAACTATTGCACAACTCACCTTTAGTAGGCCAAAGCCGTCTTGGGATGGAAGTGCGCTAAGCGCTTTAACACACATTCCCACTATTTTTTATTCAAGCATATGGGTAATTTTAAACTTTACAAGTATGTATTTCCTCTTCCAACAATTATTTGGATCATAG
- a CDS encoding metal ABC transporter ATP-binding protein — MIEINNLNLTLQHKHVLKNISLKLPLNGEIIGIMGPNGSGKSTLVKALVGELQYKGTITLNGKPLSHLKRHVAYVPQKMALDLDFPIDVESLVLSGCYGEIGWFKRVPQQKRQQCHLLLQELELFDLRKRPLHTLSGGQLQRVILARTLMRTHDVYILDEPFVGIDFKSEKMIIQKLNALKKEGKLIIIVHHDLSTASDYFDRVLLLNQSVQFFGPTKDVLIPSNIEQTFLASLHVNDSTTLMNQRKEQSNNGIPTTSR, encoded by the coding sequence ATGATTGAAATTAACAACTTAAACCTTACCCTTCAACATAAGCATGTACTTAAAAACATTTCATTAAAGTTACCGTTAAATGGTGAAATTATAGGTATCATGGGCCCCAACGGTAGCGGTAAGTCTACTTTAGTTAAAGCTTTAGTAGGAGAGTTGCAATATAAAGGAACGATCACTTTAAATGGTAAACCATTAAGTCATCTCAAACGTCATGTCGCTTACGTCCCTCAAAAAATGGCTTTAGACCTTGATTTTCCAATTGATGTTGAATCTCTAGTGTTATCAGGGTGCTATGGAGAAATTGGGTGGTTTAAGCGTGTACCGCAACAAAAACGCCAACAATGTCATTTATTATTACAAGAATTAGAACTATTCGATTTGCGAAAACGTCCACTTCATACATTAAGTGGTGGACAATTACAACGTGTCATATTAGCACGTACTTTGATGCGCACACATGATGTATATATTTTAGATGAACCATTTGTAGGGATAGATTTTAAAAGTGAAAAGATGATTATTCAAAAATTAAACGCCCTCAAAAAGGAAGGCAAACTCATTATCATCGTTCATCACGATTTATCTACTGCATCAGATTACTTTGATCGTGTCTTGTTGCTCAATCAAAGCGTTCAATTTTTCGGTCCGACAAAAGACGTATTAATTCCATCAAATATTGAGCAAACATTCCTAGCATCATTGCATGTAAATGACTCTACTACACTTATGAATCAACGAAAGGAGCAATCAAACAATGGAATTCCTACAACATCTCGTTGA
- a CDS encoding metal-dependent transcriptional regulator, whose amino-acid sequence MLTEEKEDYLKAILSHDGKTHYVSNKTLSQFLNIKPPSVSEMVGRLEKEGFVETKPYKGVKLSEKGVSATLDIIKRHRLIELFLIEVMNYTWEEVHAEAEVLEHRVSSLFVERLDELLQYPETCPHGGMIPRGHDFEERYKTPLIDFEAGDKVIIKRIRDKTELLIYLSSKSIQMGDTIEIVNKDETNEMLEIKYENQTIILSYQNANVIFAERTA is encoded by the coding sequence ATGTTAACTGAGGAAAAAGAGGATTATCTTAAAGCGATACTGAGTCACGACGGAAAAACGCATTATGTTTCTAATAAAACGCTCTCTCAGTTTCTGAATATAAAACCGCCATCAGTAAGTGAAATGGTGGGGAGGTTAGAAAAAGAAGGTTTTGTTGAAACAAAGCCCTATAAAGGCGTAAAACTTTCTGAAAAAGGCGTTTCAGCAACACTAGATATTATTAAGAGACACCGTTTAATTGAATTGTTTTTAATCGAAGTGATGAATTACACATGGGAGGAAGTACACGCGGAAGCAGAAGTATTAGAACATCGTGTATCGAGTCTTTTTGTGGAGCGCTTAGATGAGTTGCTTCAATATCCTGAGACGTGTCCACACGGCGGCATGATTCCAAGAGGGCATGACTTTGAAGAACGTTACAAGACACCCTTAATTGATTTCGAAGCAGGGGATAAAGTGATTATAAAACGCATCAGAGACAAAACAGAACTATTAATTTATCTTTCAAGTAAATCAATACAAATGGGTGACACGATTGAAATCGTTAATAAAGACGAAACGAATGAAATGCTTGAAATTAAATATGAAAATCAAACAATCATTTTAAGTTATCAAAATGCAAATGTCATTTTCGCTGAAAGAACGGCATAA